The following coding sequences lie in one Mucilaginibacter sp. KACC 22773 genomic window:
- a CDS encoding recombinase family protein — MRSADLYIRVSTDEQADKGYSQRDQEERLRKYCAINSIEIRKVIFEDHSAKTFNRPQWNSLLVELSKSKGKHINLILFTKWDRFSRNTSDAYQMIGRLSKWGIEPQAVEQPLNLEIPENKIMLAFYLATPEVENDRRALNVKHGMRRARKEGRYMGRAPYGYDNRSREDGSKYIVPNSKEAPMMRWIFEAIAEGVFAPDQIRKMANDKGIMISKSNFHREVRNPVYCGKIVVRQYKEEDEQWVDGLHEPIISEALFYEVQDVLSGRKKVLRVQAVKVCAALPLKGFLQCDKCDRPLTGSASKGRSGFYYYYHAQGAYGCGCRYKADEMNKEAAKMLKKYIPAPGMS; from the coding sequence ATGAGATCAGCAGATTTGTATATCAGGGTAAGCACGGACGAACAAGCAGATAAGGGTTATTCCCAACGTGATCAGGAAGAACGTTTAAGGAAATATTGTGCTATAAACTCCATTGAAATCAGAAAGGTGATTTTTGAAGATCATTCCGCTAAAACTTTTAACCGACCACAATGGAACAGCCTGTTAGTGGAATTAAGTAAAAGCAAGGGTAAACATATTAACCTGATACTTTTTACCAAATGGGACAGGTTCAGCCGCAATACAAGTGATGCTTATCAAATGATTGGTAGACTGTCCAAATGGGGTATTGAGCCACAGGCGGTCGAACAACCCTTGAATCTCGAAATCCCCGAAAATAAAATCATGCTTGCGTTTTACCTTGCTACGCCGGAGGTAGAGAATGACCGCCGTGCCCTGAACGTCAAGCATGGCATGAGAAGGGCTAGGAAAGAGGGGCGGTATATGGGACGGGCACCGTATGGCTACGATAACAGGAGCCGTGAAGATGGCAGCAAATATATTGTACCTAATTCTAAAGAAGCCCCGATGATGCGCTGGATATTTGAAGCTATTGCGGAGGGCGTATTTGCACCTGATCAGATCAGGAAAATGGCCAATGATAAAGGGATTATGATCAGCAAGTCTAATTTCCATCGGGAAGTCAGGAACCCAGTTTATTGCGGCAAGATCGTGGTCAGGCAGTATAAAGAAGAAGATGAACAATGGGTGGACGGCCTGCATGAGCCTATCATTAGTGAAGCTTTATTTTATGAAGTTCAGGATGTCCTGAGTGGCCGAAAAAAGGTGCTTAGGGTACAGGCGGTAAAGGTATGTGCAGCATTACCCTTAAAGGGCTTTTTACAGTGTGATAAATGTGATCGTCCGCTTACTGGTAGTGCTTCAAAAGGCAGAAGTGGCTTTTATTATTATTACCATGCTCAGGGAGCCTATGGTTGTGGTTGTCGTTATAAAGCGGACGAGATGAATAAGGAGGCGGCAAAAATGCTGAAAAAATATATACCGGCACCTGGAATGAGTTAG
- a CDS encoding bifunctional UDP-N-acetylmuramoyl-tripeptide:D-alanyl-D-alanine ligase/alanine racemase has translation MLNNQYQITEVKQIINAGGNIVKEYIISALFTDSRRLNNATEGLFFALSGRRNGHEFVAGAYAAGVRNFVVEHGPEFNLPEANFLIVADPLAALQALAAHHRGRFNLQVIGITGSNGKTIVKEWLYQLLNADKNIVRNPKSYNSQIGVPLSVWQINSRNDLGIFEAGISTINEMEKLEAIIKPQVGVLTHIGTAHDEGFTSRREKVLEKLELFKNSQKLICNYDLLIDFRRDIQAKETFTWSRKFNQADLYVFSGTVISKNYYLRAYYQKQEIECLVPFTDEASIENAIVCWATMLALGYSAVEADKRIERLVPVSMRLELKNGINNCSVIDDSYNSDLQSLEIALNFLGQQNQHHKKTLILSDIYQSGLPQDVLYQQVADLVAGKKVDKFIGVGDALVNHREYFNVAEHHFFNDTAAMLQHLKQLDFKDETILIKGSRSFEFERISRALAQKAHETILEINLNTLLSNLDFYKSKLKSGVKVMAMVKAFSYGSGTFEVANMLQYNKVDYLAVAYIDEGAALRQAGINLPIMVLNPEASAFDKLTEYKLEPVIYSFGLLDDFVSYAKGRNISNYPVNIKIDTGMHRLGFENHEIDTLCDMLEANRYVRVQSVFSHLAASEAVKHDEFTKTQIKRFEKAFKEIERSLGYTVIKHLCNTAGIIRWPSAQYDMVRLGIGLYGIDSAVPASNRALQPIASLKTSIAQVKKIKAGDTISYSRSGKLAKDGKIATVRIGYADGYLRAFGNGVGKMLVKGTLVPTVGNITMDMCMLDVSGLDVNEGDEVVIFDEQHQRIEELATQIGTIPYEILTNVSQRVKRVYFYE, from the coding sequence ATGCTTAACAACCAGTACCAGATAACCGAAGTTAAACAGATCATTAATGCAGGCGGCAACATTGTAAAAGAATATATCATCAGCGCACTGTTTACCGATAGCCGCCGTTTAAATAACGCAACCGAAGGCTTATTTTTTGCCCTAAGCGGCAGGCGTAACGGCCACGAGTTTGTTGCCGGCGCTTACGCGGCTGGCGTACGTAATTTTGTGGTGGAGCATGGTCCCGAATTTAACTTACCCGAAGCCAATTTTTTAATAGTAGCCGATCCCCTGGCTGCCTTGCAGGCTTTGGCTGCCCACCACCGGGGCAGGTTTAACCTACAGGTAATAGGCATAACCGGCAGTAACGGTAAAACTATTGTAAAGGAGTGGCTATACCAGCTGCTTAACGCCGATAAAAATATTGTGCGTAACCCAAAAAGCTATAACTCGCAAATAGGGGTGCCGCTTTCGGTATGGCAGATAAACAGCCGCAATGATTTGGGGATTTTTGAAGCCGGAATATCAACCATTAATGAAATGGAAAAGCTGGAGGCTATTATTAAGCCCCAGGTAGGTGTGCTTACGCATATTGGTACAGCGCATGACGAGGGTTTTACCAGCAGGCGGGAGAAGGTTTTGGAGAAGCTTGAATTATTTAAAAACAGCCAAAAACTGATTTGCAATTACGACCTGCTGATCGATTTTAGGAGAGATATACAGGCCAAAGAAACATTTACCTGGAGCCGTAAATTTAACCAGGCCGACTTGTACGTTTTTAGCGGGACGGTGATCTCCAAAAACTATTACCTGCGCGCTTATTACCAAAAACAGGAGATTGAATGCCTGGTGCCCTTTACCGACGAAGCGTCGATAGAGAATGCTATTGTTTGCTGGGCAACTATGCTGGCCCTTGGGTATAGTGCTGTTGAGGCTGATAAACGTATTGAACGCCTGGTGCCGGTAAGCATGCGCCTTGAATTAAAAAACGGCATAAACAATTGCTCGGTGATTGATGACTCTTACAACTCCGATCTGCAATCATTGGAAATTGCGCTTAATTTTTTAGGCCAGCAAAATCAACATCATAAAAAAACACTCATCCTGTCAGATATCTACCAGTCGGGGTTGCCACAGGATGTACTTTATCAGCAAGTTGCTGATCTGGTGGCTGGTAAAAAGGTAGATAAATTCATTGGTGTTGGCGATGCTTTGGTAAACCATAGGGAGTACTTTAACGTAGCTGAGCATCATTTTTTTAACGATACAGCTGCAATGCTACAGCACCTGAAGCAGCTTGATTTTAAAGATGAAACCATCCTGATCAAAGGTTCACGTAGTTTTGAATTTGAACGAATAAGCCGCGCGCTGGCCCAAAAAGCCCATGAAACAATTTTAGAGATTAACCTGAATACTTTATTGAGTAATCTTGATTTTTATAAATCTAAACTGAAATCGGGTGTAAAAGTGATGGCGATGGTAAAAGCCTTTAGCTATGGCAGCGGCACTTTTGAGGTAGCCAATATGCTGCAATACAATAAGGTTGATTACCTGGCAGTTGCCTATATTGACGAGGGAGCCGCATTAAGGCAGGCCGGCATAAACCTGCCTATCATGGTATTGAACCCAGAAGCTTCGGCATTTGATAAGCTGACCGAATACAAGTTGGAGCCGGTAATTTATAGTTTCGGTTTGCTGGATGATTTTGTGAGTTATGCTAAAGGGCGCAACATATCAAACTATCCTGTAAATATCAAAATAGACACCGGGATGCATAGGCTGGGCTTTGAGAATCATGAAATAGATACCCTATGCGATATGCTGGAAGCCAACAGGTACGTGCGTGTACAATCTGTTTTTTCGCACCTGGCAGCAAGCGAGGCTGTTAAACACGACGAGTTTACCAAAACACAAATAAAACGTTTTGAAAAGGCATTTAAAGAGATTGAACGCTCGCTTGGTTATACCGTTATTAAGCATTTGTGTAATACGGCTGGCATCATCCGTTGGCCTTCGGCACAGTATGATATGGTACGGTTGGGCATTGGCTTATATGGTATTGATTCGGCGGTGCCTGCATCAAACAGGGCGTTGCAGCCTATAGCCAGTTTAAAAACAAGCATTGCACAGGTAAAAAAAATAAAAGCGGGAGATACAATCAGCTACAGCCGCAGTGGTAAGCTGGCTAAAGACGGCAAAATTGCCACTGTGCGTATTGGTTATGCCGACGGCTATTTGCGGGCATTTGGCAACGGCGTAGGTAAAATGCTGGTAAAAGGGACCCTGGTGCCAACCGTAGGTAACATCACCATGGATATGTGTATGCTGGATGTAAGCGGCCTTGATGTAAACGAGGGAGATGAGGTAGTTATATTTGACGAACAGCACCAGCGTATTGAGGAGTTGGCCACACAGATAGGCACCATTCCGTACGAG
- a CDS encoding glycoside hydrolase family 30 protein, giving the protein MRSKILLLFFTVLLTKSQAQESVKERNIDAKINRNSKAVVYSTTKETDERITQTAILGFESHPQPLEVEECIFIDPSRQFQSIIGFGGALTDAAAETFFKLPKTAQDSILNAYYDSQNGIGYTFARTNINSCDFSSGSYTYVNDNDVSLQSFSIGHDLQYKIPLIKKVNDKLNGGLTLLASPWSPPAWMKDNNDMLHGGILKKEFYPIWANYFVKFIQQYYAAGVPVWGVTVQNEPMNKAPWESCYFSAEDERDFVKNHLGPDLTKNNLADKKIIVWDQNRDLLFQYASTILNDPQAAKYVWGAGLHWYETWTNDPPMFDNVSQVNAAFPNLNLLFTEGSMGKTGYYESNRWALGELYADNILHDLNSGIRAWCDWNALLDQNGGPSHVGNVSYAPIMGNTQTGNITIRDEYWYIGQFSKFIRPGAKRVAASSNRNALQTTAFINSDGKIAVIVLNRSDNNLRYHIWSNGVWMGHAVAAHSIQTIVIE; this is encoded by the coding sequence ATGCGTTCTAAAATTTTGTTATTATTTTTCACAGTGCTATTGACGAAATCGCAGGCACAAGAAAGCGTCAAAGAAAGAAATATTGATGCAAAGATCAACCGGAATTCAAAAGCAGTTGTTTATTCAACTACAAAAGAAACTGATGAAAGGATAACGCAAACGGCAATACTTGGTTTTGAATCGCATCCGCAGCCACTCGAAGTGGAAGAATGTATTTTTATAGATCCTTCCCGCCAATTTCAAAGCATTATTGGTTTTGGCGGTGCCCTTACCGATGCCGCTGCAGAGACATTTTTCAAATTGCCTAAAACCGCGCAGGATTCCATTCTTAATGCTTATTATGATTCGCAAAATGGAATCGGTTATACTTTTGCACGGACAAACATAAATAGTTGTGATTTTTCAAGCGGATCCTATACTTATGTGAATGATAATGATGTTTCACTTCAATCATTTTCCATAGGTCACGATCTGCAATATAAGATCCCGCTAATAAAAAAAGTAAACGATAAACTGAACGGTGGTCTTACGTTACTTGCAAGCCCCTGGAGCCCGCCGGCTTGGATGAAAGACAATAATGATATGCTGCATGGCGGTATCTTAAAGAAGGAATTTTATCCAATATGGGCAAATTACTTTGTGAAATTTATACAGCAATATTATGCTGCCGGCGTTCCTGTGTGGGGAGTTACCGTTCAGAATGAACCAATGAATAAGGCTCCCTGGGAGTCCTGCTATTTCAGTGCCGAGGATGAGAGAGACTTTGTAAAAAATCATTTAGGGCCTGATCTTACAAAAAACAATCTTGCCGATAAGAAGATAATTGTGTGGGACCAGAATCGGGACCTTTTATTTCAATATGCAAGCACCATTTTAAATGATCCGCAAGCAGCAAAATACGTTTGGGGCGCCGGTTTGCATTGGTATGAGACCTGGACAAACGATCCTCCGATGTTTGACAATGTATCACAAGTGAATGCGGCTTTTCCGAACTTAAACCTGCTTTTTACCGAAGGTAGCATGGGTAAAACCGGTTATTATGAAAGCAATAGGTGGGCCCTTGGCGAACTATATGCTGACAATATTCTGCATGATTTAAACAGCGGAATACGGGCCTGGTGTGACTGGAACGCGCTACTTGACCAAAATGGCGGACCAAGCCATGTAGGGAATGTTAGCTATGCCCCGATCATGGGAAATACGCAGACAGGGAATATAACTATCAGGGACGAATATTGGTACATTGGCCAGTTTTCAAAATTCATACGCCCGGGAGCTAAACGTGTAGCCGCTTCCAGTAACCGCAATGCGCTGCAAACCACAGCTTTTATAAACAGTGATGGCAAAATTGCAGTAATTGTACTCAATAGAAGCGACAATAATCTCCGTTACCATATTTGGTCAAATGGGGTCTGGATGGGGCATGCTGTAGCGGCGCATAGCATTCAAACAATTGTTATTGAATAA
- a CDS encoding RagB/SusD family nutrient uptake outer membrane protein, whose product MTLIHKYRVKIAISCFILFSFGCTKLNENLYDRITSSNFLQTKDDVIRDFLRAFDHGYWSVQGGGLFYGQELSTDELMTPNRDGDWFDGGIYQRIHYHTWNTQDSFTTDMWNGLFAGVSMATNSLQDIEAIDPIKFNMTQAEKADFIAELRTLRAWFNLRALDLYRNIPIVTAVKGETTMPAQSTPQETFNFIEKELLESMPDLPTSQSLGTNGIGRLTKGAAASLLVRLYLNAKVYIGQDKFTECATLCQDIIAGKYGNYSLESRWDAPFDYNNAQSPEVIFGFPSTFANTHYHYSTEMYWFMAPHQAYNLFGFTNWGNMNTRFALQPGRDIDSVEYSFNLGKPFVKFQKYPDDFRLKKYKNLGNSKRQGMFLYGYLPYYSDSAKLVKSNRGYTIFARDQVGWFRDLPPGQVLADKESGMNHADDNSGIWPAKYPIYPTGDPNTIASSFVEIRLAEIYYSLAECKYRAGDKAGAGTLLNAVRKRNYPVGSPSLYNTNGSQLTDQEMLDEWGREFLVEGRRRTDMIRWGVFNTGTWWDKRPDGDDHTRIYPIGQVVMSVSPQMKQNPGY is encoded by the coding sequence ATGACACTAATTCATAAATACAGGGTAAAAATAGCAATTAGCTGTTTTATTCTATTTTCCTTTGGTTGTACCAAGCTTAATGAAAACTTGTATGACCGCATTACATCATCAAATTTTTTGCAAACAAAAGATGATGTTATCAGAGACTTTTTGCGGGCCTTCGATCATGGTTATTGGTCGGTGCAGGGGGGAGGATTGTTTTACGGGCAGGAATTATCTACCGATGAGTTGATGACACCTAACAGGGATGGTGACTGGTTTGATGGAGGGATATACCAACGCATACACTATCATACCTGGAATACGCAGGATTCTTTCACAACCGATATGTGGAACGGCTTGTTTGCCGGAGTGAGTATGGCAACCAACTCATTGCAGGATATTGAAGCGATAGATCCCATAAAGTTCAACATGACACAAGCTGAGAAAGCCGACTTCATTGCAGAATTAAGGACGTTGAGGGCTTGGTTTAATTTACGGGCACTTGATTTATACCGTAATATTCCTATTGTCACGGCAGTAAAAGGCGAAACCACTATGCCTGCGCAGTCTACACCTCAGGAAACATTCAATTTTATTGAAAAGGAACTTTTGGAATCCATGCCGGATCTGCCAACCAGCCAATCTTTAGGCACTAACGGAATCGGTCGTTTAACAAAAGGTGCAGCAGCTTCATTATTGGTACGGCTGTATTTAAATGCCAAAGTTTACATAGGCCAGGATAAATTTACAGAATGCGCCACGCTTTGTCAGGATATTATTGCCGGAAAGTACGGTAATTATTCCTTAGAGAGCAGATGGGATGCGCCGTTTGATTATAACAATGCGCAGAGTCCCGAAGTTATTTTTGGCTTTCCTTCTACATTTGCAAATACCCACTATCACTATTCTACCGAGATGTACTGGTTTATGGCCCCGCACCAGGCATATAATCTTTTTGGATTTACCAATTGGGGAAATATGAATACCAGGTTTGCATTACAACCAGGAAGGGATATTGACAGTGTGGAATACTCATTTAACCTGGGTAAGCCTTTTGTGAAATTTCAAAAATATCCTGATGATTTTCGCTTAAAAAAATATAAAAACCTGGGCAACAGTAAACGCCAGGGAATGTTTTTGTATGGCTATTTGCCTTATTACAGCGACTCTGCTAAGTTGGTGAAAAGCAACAGGGGATATACCATTTTTGCCCGTGATCAGGTGGGCTGGTTCAGAGATTTGCCACCGGGACAAGTATTGGCCGATAAGGAATCAGGCATGAATCACGCTGATGATAACTCAGGAATCTGGCCGGCGAAATATCCCATTTACCCGACAGGCGATCCAAATACTATTGCATCATCTTTTGTTGAAATACGGTTGGCCGAAATATACTATTCTTTAGCGGAATGTAAATATCGGGCTGGGGATAAAGCTGGCGCCGGGACCCTGTTAAACGCTGTTCGTAAGCGTAATTATCCTGTCGGCTCACCAAGTTTATATAATACAAATGGCAGCCAGCTCACCGATCAGGAAATGCTGGATGAATGGGGACGGGAATTTTTGGTAGAAGGCAGGCGTCGTACTGATATGATACGCTGGGGTGTGTTTAATACCGGAACCTGGTGGGATAAAAGGCCCGACGGTGATGATCACACCAGGATTTATCCAATCGGCCAGGTAGTAATGAGTGTATCTCCGCAGATGAAGCAGAATCCAGGCTATTAA
- a CDS encoding regulatory protein RecX has protein sequence MDGPKKIKITDPKIALTKAENYCAYQERSQQEVRDKLYEWGLRPDAIEQVISELIQGNFLNEERFAKAYAKGKFSQKAWGRIKIKQGLKQKRVPDVLIKKALSAIDVDDYFAALTRLLDKKAGTMSEKNELKRRYKLQQYAMGRGYEADLVAEVLKVNQL, from the coding sequence ATGGATGGCCCTAAAAAAATCAAGATAACAGACCCTAAAATAGCCCTAACCAAGGCCGAAAATTACTGCGCCTACCAGGAACGATCACAGCAAGAGGTGCGCGACAAGCTTTACGAATGGGGCCTGCGGCCCGATGCCATTGAACAAGTAATAAGCGAACTGATACAAGGCAACTTTTTAAACGAAGAGCGCTTTGCCAAAGCCTACGCCAAAGGCAAGTTTAGCCAGAAAGCCTGGGGCCGAATAAAAATAAAACAAGGCCTTAAACAGAAACGCGTACCTGATGTATTGATAAAAAAAGCCCTGTCAGCCATTGATGTCGACGATTATTTTGCAGCGTTAACCAGGCTATTGGATAAAAAAGCGGGCACCATGAGCGAGAAAAATGAACTTAAGCGCCGTTATAAGCTCCAACAGTACGCTATGGGCCGCGGGTACGAAGCAGACTTGGTTGCAGAAGTTTTGAAAGTCAACCAGTTATAA
- a CDS encoding SusE domain-containing protein — protein sequence MKKLSTLTTSARKAMVMLFYMISISIPASLFFLASCSKNLSAPKPFPFETGVLSASKSAVVFDADSGSNEAVTFSLATDPNSLIKYTLILTAGNKTDSVAITQNTVMKDFTESELNSILIDSLGLAIGVTADLSAQVKGIIPSNGKTAQSNIVTIKVTPSKNSLPPNLVQGGRFNSGDESKWTVSNITAGVTLSFVNGTALFSGGSWGQAAIFQAIQVQANQKYQIDMNVAGSGATDVWFEVYLGKAEPQQGVDYNDGGIRLSLNTWDGCGNSPFNGLLTDISCTGVGKGVVQFATTGTVYLLIKSGGGNLGTTGISVDNVQIRAIK from the coding sequence ATGAAAAAATTAAGCACATTGACCACGAGTGCCAGAAAGGCTATGGTAATGCTCTTTTATATGATTTCTATTTCCATACCGGCCTCTTTGTTTTTTTTAGCTTCATGCAGTAAAAACCTGTCGGCACCTAAACCTTTTCCGTTTGAAACCGGTGTTCTTTCCGCCTCAAAAAGCGCGGTAGTGTTTGATGCAGATAGCGGCAGCAACGAAGCTGTAACCTTTTCATTGGCCACAGATCCCAATTCATTGATCAAGTATACGCTTATCCTTACTGCGGGCAACAAAACAGATTCAGTAGCTATAACGCAGAATACGGTTATGAAAGATTTCACCGAGAGCGAATTAAACTCAATACTGATTGATAGTCTTGGCCTGGCAATAGGGGTAACTGCCGATTTAAGCGCACAGGTAAAGGGTATTATACCTTCAAATGGGAAAACGGCGCAATCGAACATCGTCACAATAAAAGTCACCCCTTCAAAGAACAGCCTGCCGCCTAATCTGGTGCAAGGGGGGCGCTTTAACTCAGGGGACGAAAGCAAGTGGACGGTATCGAACATAACAGCTGGTGTTACGCTTAGTTTTGTAAATGGTACAGCGCTATTCTCCGGCGGCAGTTGGGGCCAGGCGGCAATATTCCAGGCTATACAGGTACAAGCTAACCAAAAATACCAGATCGATATGAATGTTGCAGGTAGCGGGGCTACTGACGTTTGGTTTGAAGTATACTTAGGTAAAGCAGAGCCCCAACAAGGCGTGGACTACAATGATGGTGGCATACGTTTATCTTTAAACACCTGGGATGGTTGCGGAAATTCGCCTTTCAATGGGCTCCTGACTGACATTTCTTGTACCGGCGTAGGAAAAGGTGTAGTTCAATTCGCCACAACAGGAACTGTATACTTACTGATAAAAAGCGGCGGCGGGAACCTGGGAACTACAGGTATCTCGGTTGATAATGTTCAAATACGAGCTATCAAATAG